CTTACAACTAAAATGTCCAGACATGATCTTAAGCGGAAGGGAGGGGTTTTTGCTTCCGTTTTTTTGACattaaaagttttcttaATGCCGCGCGTTTGAAAGGAAACTGATCTGAAAGTGATTTATGatgccaaaaaaaaaaaaaaatcttttgaagtACAATGTATGTATGCATGagtttataaaaaatgatgtaAAGTGCGGAATAGTAGTACTGCTAATGAGAAAAACACGGGTATACCGTCAATTATTGtccctttttcaaatgtgTTCTATAGTGTTGCAAGCAATTATCATGTCGACTGAATCGCTGCGTGCATCCCTTATACGGACAacaatgatttttttcgCCCGTATGAATTCTATTATGCCTTGCTAAATGACCCGATGTAGTGAATCCTCTTGCGCAAATTTTGCAAATGTATTTGCGCCTTTGTTCAAGGTCTTCCTCATCTGATAACGTATTTCTTGGATCTGTTCTTTGCTTCCGCGTTTTCAGAGAGTATCTACTATTTGCCATCTTATTATATGCATCATTAGAAACTATTCCGTTCTCAGGCTGTTGtattattgatgaattacAAGTTAGTTGTGATAGCGAGCTTTTTTCGGATGAATCTGAATTATATTGTACCGATGAATTGTCAAAAGAG
This is a stretch of genomic DNA from Saccharomyces cerevisiae S288C chromosome IV, complete sequence. It encodes these proteins:
- the NRG1 gene encoding transcriptional regulator NRG1 (Transcriptional repressor; recruits the Cyc8p-Tup1p complex to promoters; mediates glucose repression and negatively regulates a variety of processes including filamentous growth and alkaline pH response; activated in stochastic pulses of nuclear localization in response to low glucose), which produces MFYPYNYSNLNVSTMPALPGISAFDGMQDEENVEISPERKYQTLLPVLTNSHVVENELKHKLNKTAFDFRYQTKSENGSEKWEPKYLITPNLQTRSVSFDNSSVQYNSDSSEKSSLSQLTCNSSIIQQPENGIVSNDAYNKMANSRYSLKTRKQRTDPRNTLSDEEDLEQRRKYICKICARGFTTSGHLARHNRIHTGEKNHCCPYKGCTQRFSRHDNCLQHYRTHLKKGQ